One window of the Deltaproteobacteria bacterium genome contains the following:
- a CDS encoding putative toxin-antitoxin system toxin component, PIN family, protein MIRNIVVDTNVLISAYLWKGTPRQALKLIQTSYNLLFSLQTLDELVRVLSVKFSLEISEIYGIIADIQKFGKQVNIISNEYVVIEDPSDNVFINLAIDGKADIIVSGDSHLLRLKKYKGIEILTITEFLNRFS, encoded by the coding sequence GTGATCCGTAATATTGTTGTTGATACAAATGTCCTTATATCAGCTTATCTGTGGAAGGGAACCCCGCGGCAGGCATTGAAGCTGATACAAACCAGTTACAACCTCCTCTTTTCCCTGCAGACTCTGGATGAACTCGTACGGGTACTGTCCGTCAAATTCTCTCTTGAGATTTCGGAGATATATGGGATTATTGCAGATATACAGAAATTTGGGAAACAGGTCAATATTATATCCAATGAATATGTTGTCATTGAAGACCCTTCAGACAATGTCTTTATCAATCTTGCTATTGACGGCAAGGCTGATATTATTGTGAGCGGAGACTCCCACCTGCTTCGCCTAAAAAAATACAAAGGTATAGAGATACTTACGATAACCGAATTCCTTAATCGTTTCTCATAA
- a CDS encoding plasmid stabilization protein has translation MVFSLTTTNYFLRCAKKFFKKHPDLKRAFEELVEDLRRDPFQPHLEFHYLGGKLEGVQAVSLTHSYRVTLTIIVKEKEIILFDIGSHDEVYRKK, from the coding sequence ATAGTGTTCAGCTTAACAACCACCAACTATTTTTTGCGCTGTGCAAAGAAGTTTTTTAAAAAGCACCCTGATTTGAAACGGGCTTTTGAGGAACTCGTTGAAGATTTGCGGCGTGATCCATTTCAGCCGCATCTTGAATTCCATTACCTCGGTGGAAAACTTGAGGGCGTACAGGCAGTGAGTCTAACCCATAGCTACCGTGTTACGCTGACAATTATCGTTAAAGAAAAAGAAATTATCCTTTTTGATATAGGGAGTCACGATGAAGTGTATAGAAAAAAATAA
- a CDS encoding type II toxin-antitoxin system Phd/YefM family antitoxin — protein MNTLAAQEIKRKGISAVDEVLKEGPVHIIKNNQPQYVVLSEERYQELVEAEDEAYNARIRASLEDLKAGRVTKFKNAKELIKALELEK, from the coding sequence ATGAATACCTTGGCTGCACAGGAAATTAAGAGAAAGGGGATTTCGGCCGTAGATGAAGTTTTGAAAGAGGGGCCTGTCCACATTATCAAAAACAATCAGCCTCAGTATGTTGTCCTCTCAGAAGAACGGTATCAGGAACTGGTCGAGGCTGAGGATGAGGCGTATAATGCCCGCATCCGGGCATCGCTTGAAGATTTAAAGGCAGGAAGGGTAACTAAATTTAAAAATGCCAAAGAGTTGATAAAGGCGCTTGAACTGGAAAAATAG